In Sander vitreus isolate 19-12246 chromosome 7, sanVit1, whole genome shotgun sequence, a genomic segment contains:
- the irf10 gene encoding interferon regulatory factor 10 isoform X1, protein MEPKMHMKEWLIAQIESGKYGLLWEDDHKTMFRIPWKHAAKKDYKQTEDAALFKAWAVYKGKYREGRDKADPTMWKTRLRCALNKSTDFQEVPALNQLDISEPYKVYLIQHDNGPARPADSFQTKDQVIVQAKSSPRSPSFLEKKLRCQKESFDASKEVKPLIDDLMREHMYCELTGKKPAPITFLSPTLTISDFRMQVVLLYQGQRVMKVATSSPDGCFILQGRVPLGNEQIYGLCTAQQLSFPSPSSVSLPSCLAEAMNRLLCHLERGVLLWVAPDGVFMKRFCQGRVYWSGPMAQHTDRPNKLEREKTFKLLDIPTFLNELQSCLQGKGHTPSYEIELCFGEEYPDPNVPKTRKLIMAQVVPLFAVELLQRFNVEEIQEKRPILTSNTEGEKM, encoded by the exons ATGGAACCTAAGATGCACATGAAAGAGTGGCTGATAGCTCAGATAGAGAGTGGGAAATATGGACTTCTCTGGGAAGATGATCACAAAACTATGTTCAGGATTCCGTGGAAGCACGCAGCCAAGAAGGACTACAAACAGACGGAGGACGCAGCTCTCTTTAAG GCCTGGGCTGTATACAAGGGCAAGTACAGGGAGGGGAGGGATAAAGCTGACCCCACCATGTGGAAGACCCGTCTTCGCTGTGCACTCAACAAGAGCACGGACTTCCAGGAGGTCCCTGCACTCAACCAGCTGGACATCAGTGAACCCTATAAAGTCTACCTTATCCAGCACGACAATGGGCCAGCCAGGCCTGCAG ACTCTTTCCAGACAAAGGATCAAGTGATCGTCCAGGCTAAGAGCTCTCCAAGGAGCCCCAGTTTTctggaaaaaaag cTTCGTTGTCAAAAGGAATCATTTGACGCAAGTAAAGAAGTAAAACCGTTGATTG ATGATCTGATGAGGGAACACATGTATTGTGAGCTCACAGGGAAAAAACCTGCTCCTATAACCTTCCTCAGTCCCACACTTACTATATCAG ACTTCCGTATGCAGGTGGTGTTGCTGTACCAGGGCCAGAGGGTCATGAAAGTGGCCACCAGCAGCCCAGATGGGTGCTTCATCCTGCAGGGCCGCGTCCCGTTGGGAAATGAACAGATCTACGGGCTCTGCACTGCCCAGCAGCTCTCCTTCCCCTCCCCAAGCTCTGTATCCCTTCCATCATGCTTGGCTGAAGCGATGAACCGCCTTCTTTGTCATTTGGAGAGAGGTGTGCTATTATGGGTAGCCCCAGATGGGGTGTTCATGAAGCGGTTCTGCCAGGGCAGGGTGTACTGGAGCGGTCCCATGGCCCAACACACTGACCGGCCCAACAAACTGGAGCGAGAAAAGACCTTCAAGCTGCTTGACATACCCACATTTCTCAATG aGCTTCAGAGCTGTTTACAGGGGAAGGGACATACACCTTCTTATGAGATTGAGCTCTGCTTCGGAGAGGAGTATCCAGACCCCAACGTACCTAAAACCAGGAAGCTGATCATGGCGCAG GTGGTGCCCTTGTTTGcagtggaactgctgcagaggtTCAATGTGGAAGAGATTCAGGAGAAGCGGCCAATTCTCACCTccaacacagagggagagaagatgTAG
- the irf10 gene encoding interferon regulatory factor 10 isoform X2, translating into MEPKMHMKEWLIAQIESGKYGLLWEDDHKTMFRIPWKHAAKKDYKQTEDAALFKAWAVYKGKYREGRDKADPTMWKTRLRCALNKSTDFQEVPALNQLDISEPYKVYLIQHDNGPARPADSFQTKDQVIVQAKSSPRSPSFLEKKLRCQKESFDASKEVKPLIDFRMQVVLLYQGQRVMKVATSSPDGCFILQGRVPLGNEQIYGLCTAQQLSFPSPSSVSLPSCLAEAMNRLLCHLERGVLLWVAPDGVFMKRFCQGRVYWSGPMAQHTDRPNKLEREKTFKLLDIPTFLNELQSCLQGKGHTPSYEIELCFGEEYPDPNVPKTRKLIMAQVVPLFAVELLQRFNVEEIQEKRPILTSNTEGEKM; encoded by the exons ATGGAACCTAAGATGCACATGAAAGAGTGGCTGATAGCTCAGATAGAGAGTGGGAAATATGGACTTCTCTGGGAAGATGATCACAAAACTATGTTCAGGATTCCGTGGAAGCACGCAGCCAAGAAGGACTACAAACAGACGGAGGACGCAGCTCTCTTTAAG GCCTGGGCTGTATACAAGGGCAAGTACAGGGAGGGGAGGGATAAAGCTGACCCCACCATGTGGAAGACCCGTCTTCGCTGTGCACTCAACAAGAGCACGGACTTCCAGGAGGTCCCTGCACTCAACCAGCTGGACATCAGTGAACCCTATAAAGTCTACCTTATCCAGCACGACAATGGGCCAGCCAGGCCTGCAG ACTCTTTCCAGACAAAGGATCAAGTGATCGTCCAGGCTAAGAGCTCTCCAAGGAGCCCCAGTTTTctggaaaaaaag cTTCGTTGTCAAAAGGAATCATTTGACGCAAGTAAAGAAGTAAAACCGTTGATTG ACTTCCGTATGCAGGTGGTGTTGCTGTACCAGGGCCAGAGGGTCATGAAAGTGGCCACCAGCAGCCCAGATGGGTGCTTCATCCTGCAGGGCCGCGTCCCGTTGGGAAATGAACAGATCTACGGGCTCTGCACTGCCCAGCAGCTCTCCTTCCCCTCCCCAAGCTCTGTATCCCTTCCATCATGCTTGGCTGAAGCGATGAACCGCCTTCTTTGTCATTTGGAGAGAGGTGTGCTATTATGGGTAGCCCCAGATGGGGTGTTCATGAAGCGGTTCTGCCAGGGCAGGGTGTACTGGAGCGGTCCCATGGCCCAACACACTGACCGGCCCAACAAACTGGAGCGAGAAAAGACCTTCAAGCTGCTTGACATACCCACATTTCTCAATG aGCTTCAGAGCTGTTTACAGGGGAAGGGACATACACCTTCTTATGAGATTGAGCTCTGCTTCGGAGAGGAGTATCCAGACCCCAACGTACCTAAAACCAGGAAGCTGATCATGGCGCAG GTGGTGCCCTTGTTTGcagtggaactgctgcagaggtTCAATGTGGAAGAGATTCAGGAGAAGCGGCCAATTCTCACCTccaacacagagggagagaagatgTAG
- the LOC144521094 gene encoding uncharacterized protein LOC144521094, whose amino-acid sequence MNPSPDRGKECLPPKKRESRQGSSEHHNPLDEFKPPVPIRSRSSAGGGEGGREASDRDRALINPNPHVLHTPPPLPAPAPGLALPLPWHLSYSPSVSLPLFPGQVSERMGSGSPAWRDDSLPSPLSHHSRWLRGDGPLSLPPSPSSSSSSSFKTPFPADSREIWSYINSGRRDNSSSLFSPSYLFSHHSVYPQQPRFVEARHRYLGKRLNGLDGPGSRTASTSRPLLTGEYGNDSSRTRLDISPHSSHTNGGRRQQEDLTSRVHSGGPFLSDSQAQEGPEPHSSLQDRQPHGMVKTSLLSTSPHPLGPVPRAGRGGPLDPQGVTPAEAQIYYSLGSVCHPSPQVQTYPLYSPSGTALYNLHREPGPRQHNQRNSPHSPLGLPNSHDRPQRDRDRDQERDREHLLQRDREQGKDKEKHLQRDKDQERDSERERRRDRERHRGRELSPSHLHTSAPALHSSPPVLLPYFTKGSLIELASGRLKRVEELRTEDFLRSADTSPEFHLSTCTVLLISPSSAQGFSHLQVHLTDRNTQELLKVLVEYPFFVQDRGWSSCCPERTTQLYGLPCRQLMEGDVCLALTPTPTQTHRTHTRTGSRAHRTQLSSRAAGEPSSSHREEMPPPPPPPPLPHHPPPTLPAPLRAQAAEPPAQEQPRLRKRRWSAPDTLPSTGTVESLLDLPHGSKLMKWQ is encoded by the exons ATGAATCCCAGCCCCGACCGCGGCAAAGAGTGCCTCCCTCCCAAGAAAAGGGAGTCTCGGCAAGGATCGTCAGAACACCACAATCCTCTGGACGAGTTTAAACCCCCGGTGCCAATCCGGAGTCGGTCCAGCgcagggggaggggagggaggcagggaggccAGTGACAGGGACCGAGCTCTGATTAACCCAAATCCCCATGTACTACATACTCCTCCACCGCTTCCTGCTCCAGCACCAGGCCTAGCACTGCCCTTACCATGGCACTTGAGctactctccctctgtctctctcccccttttcccAGGGCAGGTCAGCGAGAGGATGGGCTCAGGGTCTCCCGCTTGGAGAGATGATTCTCTCCCCTCGCCTCTGTCCCACCACTCCAGGTGGCTTAGAGGGGATGGGCCCCTCTCCTTGCCACCTtccccatcctcctcctcctcttcctccttcaagACTCCCTTCCCAGCCGATTCTAGAGAGATATGGTCCTACATTAACAGTGGCCGGCGGGACAAcagctcctctctcttctccccaTCATATTTGTTTAGCCACCACTCTGTCTACCCTCAACAGCCAAGGTTTGTTGAAGCCAGACACAGATATTTGGGTAAGAGGCTCAACGGCCTGGACGGGCCAGGCAGCAGGACTGCCTCAACCTCCAGGCCTCTGCTTACAGGAGAATATGGGAACGATAGCAGCAGAACCCGGCTGGACATCAGTCCACACAGTTCCCATACCAACGGTGGACGGAGACAGCAGGAGGATCTAACATCCCGTGTCCATTCTGGAGGGCCATTTTTGTCAGACTCTCAAGCTCAGGAGGGCCCTGAGCCACATTCCTCACTGCAGGACAGACAGCCACATGGGATGGTTAAGACCAGCCTACTCTCCACCAGTCCCCATCCCCTCGGACCAGTCCCCAGGGCAGGTAGAGGGGGACCTTTGGACCCCCAAGGGGTCACACCAGCTGAAGCCCAGATCTACTACTCCTTAGGATCGGTGTGCCACCCCAGCCCTCAGGTCCAAACATACCCACTCTACAGCCCCTCAGGAACAGCTCTGTACAACCTGCACAGGGAGCCAGGACCCAGACAGCACAATCAAAGGAACTCACCACACTCACCCTTGGGTCTGCCTAACAGCCATGACAGGCCACAAAGAGACCGGGACAGAGaccaagagagagacagagaacatCTTCTACAAAGGGACAGGGAGCAAGGTAAAGACAAAGAGAAGCACCTACAACGTGACAAAGACCAAGAAAGAGACAGTGAGCGCGAGAGACGACgggacagagaaagacacagagggagagagttaTCTCCTTCTCATCTTCACACCTCAGCCCCGGCCCTTCACTCATCTCCCCCTGTGCTCCTACCTTACTTCACCAAGGGTTCTCTGATTGAGTTGGCCAGCGGGCGATTGAAGAGGGTGGAGGAGCTGCGGACCGAGGACTTCCTGAGGAGTGCAGATACCTCCCCGGAGTTCCACCTCAGCACCTGCACTGTGCTGCTGATTTCCCCCAGCAGTGCACAGGGCTTCAGCCACCTGCAGGTCCACCTCACAGACCGCAACACTCAG GAGTTACTGAAGGTCTTGGTGGAGTATCCGTTCTTTGTGCAGGACCGAGGCTGGTCTTCTTGCTGCCCTGAGAGAACCACACAGCTGTATGGCCTGCCCTGCCGCCAGCTCATGGAGGGGGATGTCTGCTTGGCTCTCACCCCCACTCCCACCCAAACCCACCGGACACACACGCGTACTGGCTCCAGGGCCCATCGCACGCAACTCTCCTCCAGGGCTGCAGGAGAACCCAGTAGCTCGCACAGGGAGGAGATgccacctccccctcctcccccccctcttCCTCACCATCCACCTCCTACTCTGCCGGCCCCTTTACGCGCTCAGGCTGCAGAGCCTCCCGCTCAGGAGCAGCCGCGTCTACGCAAACGGCGTTGGTCTGCCCCAGATACCCTTCCCTCAACCGGAACTGTTGAAAGCCTCCTGGATTTACCTCATGGCTCCAAGCTAATGAAGTGGCAGTAG